In Zingiber officinale cultivar Zhangliang chromosome 1A, Zo_v1.1, whole genome shotgun sequence, a genomic segment contains:
- the LOC121999221 gene encoding chaperone protein dnaJ 20, chloroplastic-like, protein MFAISSPISPISITTTTRTRAPRFRLKATPITAAFSAPPSTMYELLSIPHTAGPEEIRAAYRRQALRWHPDACRSSADQGRYAERFMQAHEAYEVLSDSTRRRNYDLSLSGDRWAAAVGAAPAFREGRTRRREGGVTAFGNWDAQLEGLFRRSAVTEAGGEDTWGGRVRRSRQAA, encoded by the coding sequence ATGTTTGCTATCTCTTCTCCCATCTCTCCCATCTCCATCACCACCACTACAAGAACAAGAGCCCCTCGGTTCAGGCTCAAGGCCACCCCCATCACCGCCGCCTTCTCCGCACCTCCCTCCACTATGTATGAACTTCTCTCTATCCCCCACACCGCCGGACCCGAAGAGATCCGCGCCGCCTACCGCCGCCAGGCCCTCCGATGGCACCCCGACGCTTGCCGCTCCTCCGCTGACCAGGGCCGCTACGCCGAGCGTTTCATGCAGGCGCACGAGGCCTACGAGGTGCTCTCAGACTCCACTCGCCGCCGAAACTACGACCTCTCACTCTCCGGCGACCGCTGGGCCGCTGCCGTCGGCGCCGCCCCCGCCTTCCGCGAGGGCCGAACTCGGAGGCGCGAGGGAGGCGTGACGGCGTTCGGGAACTGGGACGCGCAGCTCGAAGGGCTCTTCCGGCGGTCCGCCGTGACGGAGGCCGGCGGGGAGGATACATGGGGCGGCCGCGTGCGCCGGTCGCGACAAGCTGCTTAA